The segment CTAGCCAAGCGTAAGTTCTCTGACCCATACGACGTCCTGAAAATGAACGAGCTCTAACGGAACCCAGCTGAGTTCGTCGAATCATTCGCCACTTTGATGTATAACGTATCGAGGCTGTCGCAAGTCACCATCGGCGTAGTCGAGGGCCGAGCACGAGGCGCTGGAAATGAGTTCCTCGTTGCCTTGGACATGCGATTCGCCACCAAGCTAGACACCGCATTTGGTCAACCTGAGGTCGGCAGCGGCTTGTTTCCCGGAGGAGGAGGTAGTCAGTTTCTTACGAACTTGATTGGTAGAGGACGGGCTATGGAATACATCCTTAGCTCCAATGACATCGATGCAGTCGACGCTGCCGAGATTGGTTGGATCAATAAGGCCTTTGACACGTCACGCGAGCTGTACGACTATGTCGATAAGCTCGCGCAGAGACTGGCCTTGTTCCCCCTATCAGCTCTTGCTGGTGCTAAAAGGACTGTTCACCGAGCATCGCCATCGCTTGAACATGTTATTGCAGATGCGAGGGATTTCTTCAAGCAACAACAGGATCCTTTGGTGCAGGAAATTGGAGAGCGCTCTGCTGCGTTGTCTCGGAACGCGTCTGTTGTGGATCTGGAGCTCAATCTCCCCGATGTCCTCCCTCTTCTGTATGCCTAAAGTTGAGGGTCATTCCGGTAGGTCAAATTGGAGTTATAGGTGTGCATTGCACTATCTATATTTTGTCTCGACCCAGTTAGAATTTATTGCTTGAAGTAATAATGGATTCAACGTTTATTTAAAAGCGTGCGAGATCAATGTGTACGAATGAGCGAATAGTACGAACGAAAGCCGGAATCTTCTATTCAAGAGGGTATACGCAAACTCAGCTGCGACCACTCTTCATGTCAACGAAATAGATTCCAATACCATCGCAGCAATAcacctcatcaccaagctGAACTATGAAATGGGCCCAGACAGCAAACTTTGCGGCAAACTCGGCCTCCTCTGCATGCTTATATCGACGTGGGCTATGGTAGCGCCTGACGTGGTCAACGGCGCGATGTTGCAGTGCATGTATCGCGGCTGGAGATCAGGCAGGACCTTATGGGTGCTGTATTACTGGAGAGCCCTGTTTCTTTAGTTGATGCTACGGCGCTATTGCTGGAACACATTCTGAGCGGGAGCGTGTCCAATATCGACAAAGGCCATGCGGGCCCAGTATGAGTCGATAATTCTTCCGATCTTGGTACTCGCCACCCGTGCAAGAATATGGAGAGGTGTCTCGTTACTATCTTGAATTGAACCATAAACTCACGCACCACAGGTGTTCCCAATCCAGGGACATCATCAGGGTTGTTGACGAGACAGGCGAGAAAAGGCCAGGCTTGATTGTAGTTACCAGTACTGGGAGAACCGCCAATGACGACTCGAATCGAGTCTCCGATAAGCTTCTTAACTTCGATGATACTTGCAGCAGCCGATCTGTTCGCCTTTTCCCGAGCCGGTGCACAGATATTAGATGTTTGAGACCCAGTTCGCAACGGTTTCCCACTAAGGTCTATAAAAGTGCGTGGCCAAAACCATGATCCTTGACACCGGAATCAAGTCATTTGGTGACAGCACCTAGATAAGCAGAGCCATGTTTGGTGCGGGTCTGCTGAACACCCGCCGAGCTCTCATGATCTCTGAAATAATAAAGATTGGCCTTTCACCAAGGACCCTTGTCGCCTTCAACGTAGTTGGACAAGGCCGGTGATCGCCAGCCCCATGTATTGACAAACAATCGTATTCGCCCTCCAGCAGGTCATGAGTCCTGTTCACATTGACCGGAATGGTGCCATAGACTCGGAAATGCTTTGATTCGTTGTGTATTTGTCCACCAGGGCCAATGTTTGGGTTCGCAGTGTAAACAGTTGGAAGAACGCCTTGAGTAGAGGCAGCCGAAGTGGTCGAAGTTTCACTAGTGGTCGCGATTCCAGCGGAGATTGAAGGGGAAATAGCCTAGAGCTCTGAAGTCATGATTGGGGGAGAGGTATTTTCGGTCAGCGCGATTGAAGTCGATTCGGAGGTAGACTGTTCGGAGGTAATTTGGGTGAGTTTGCCAGCAGAAATTGTCGTCAAAGAGTCGGAAGATGTGAAGACTTTAGAATGAGTAAAGATGCTAGAGTCAGTCGAAAGGCATACTAAAGTGGTTGAAGTAGAAACGGTAGAGTCTGTGGAAATGGAAAATTTAAGCGAAGGAGATAGCTGTCGCAGACCAATGCGTCTTGCTCAGGGCATAAGTTGGCACGGAAATATTTGACGGGACGGCGGGACGATACCGCTGCCTTCTATTGCCATGCTTTGGCTTGGGAAGGGCGTTGAAggttaaaaaagaaaaagaaaaagaaaaaggaagaacaagaagttgaagaagatgaaccGGAGCATGTTGACAGAGTGGACGGCCTCGAGAAGTCCATGAAAACAATGTTGATTCTGAGTCACCTACACTTAAGCCCGAATTCCGAACAAACCATCTCTTATACCATTATAGAACCTCATCTCCCAATAGACCGAAGCTGCAGGATAACGTCGTTATTTGAGTTTGCCTTTTCGAAACGTACAATAATCGGGCCAGTCGTTTGAAACCTCGCTGAATCGATCAGCCGCGCGAACCAGCAGTTCATGTTCCACCCAGGATTTAGCGTGAACAGGTACCAAATGTCGATCGTGATTACCAGCTACATTACCACGAAATAAACAAGTTCAACTGACAGGCAATAATAGCGCCACTTTCCCGTCTTTTTAACATTGAAATTCCGGGGGACATTCCGCCCCGTTTACCGCATTCGCGTATCGGGACATTTCTGCATTGATTGCTTCAGGGCTTGAAGCATCCTCTCTACGAGATATTGCGTGTCAGTCACGATCTTTTTGGGTGGCTATTCTATTGGGGATCTCGCACCCCAGTACTACAGTTCTAAATGTGGAGGTAGGATCGATATGGTTCTGACAAACGTCTGGATAAGCCCTAGGGAGCGCCTTCGGGACATTCATGATGCCTTGATCACATTTCATAATATTACAGCCCTGCTGATTTTCGATCTGGTTAGGCTTcctcgttgatgatgaaacagCCGATGGCAATCGGACAGGGTTTATGAGGTAATTTCGAAAAGATGGCCTCGGTGCGGCGGACAGCGGATTTTGGCAAAGGCAGTGCAGTGATTGCGTCAACCAACACAACTTCCAGTCCCTTGATGACCATCGGGATTATTAAGCCATCAAGCATGAACCCCGTAGTGCTAATCTACAGGaatggagaagatggcgccGGATTGATTAAATAATCACAAATAACACGGCCGAGGCGCGGGACGGACCCAAGTTGCACCGACGCCATGTCGTAAAATTGCATTCGGTCTAACATCAGGCCGGACACAGCTCCATGGCGTAAGAGGCAAAATATTTCACTTATAAGTTTTTCATGCGCAGCAATTCGTAGCATCAAGGCATTCATTTAATACCATGCGTCAACTATAGAGCTACATCATCTACGTCAAGTTACTGGCCAATTATACACCATGACTTCCCACATAGAGCAACCAATAACGCTGAAAAATGGCTTGACGCTGCCAAACCGGTTAGCCAAGTCTGCCATGGCGGAGAACCTAGCAGATGGGGACCTTTTGCCAACCAATCAAGTCTATACTGCCTACAAGACCTGGGCCAATGGCGGTTGGGGACTGATAATCACAGGTAATCCCTCGCTCCATACGAGCAATCGATGGAACCATTGATCACTGACTGCTGCATCAAGGGAACGTGCAAGTTGATCCTCGTCACCTGGGTCAAGCCGGAGATATTGCCAACAATGATTCAATCGACAGGGGCCGCATTCTAAACAGCTGGAAGAAGTGGGCATCCGTCTCTAGAAGCGGCGGAACTCCGACTGTCGTCCAGATCAGCCATCCCGGTCGGCAATCTCCACTCGGCGCTGGCACACGAGGTTTCTTCGACAAGACGCTCGCTCCTAGCGCTGTCCCTTTGCGACTCGGCAAAGGCGTGTTCGCGGGGGTGATCTCCAGTCTACTGTTTGGAACGCCAAGAGCCATGACGGTTGCGGAGATTCTGGACATTCAGGATCGCTTCGTCAAGACAGCAGTTCTTGTCGCTGATGCTGGATTCGACGGCATAGAGCTTCACGGGGCACATGGATACCTCCTCTCGCAGTTCTTGAGTCCCAAGACTAACCGGCGAACCGACGAGTATGGAGGATCAGCTAAGAAGAGGGCAAAGATTGTAGTAGACATTATCAAGGCAATCCGCAAGGCCGTACCCCCAAGCTTCACAGTTGGTATCAAGTTCAATTCAGTCGATCACCAGTCTTCACAAGCCCTGGAGGAGTGCCTCGAGCAGCTCCGCTTAATCACAGACTCCGGGATCGATTTTCTAGAAATCAGTGGTGGAAGTTACGAGGAGCCACTTGTATGTTCCTCCTCCCAGTCAGTGGTTCCATTACTCACAAGCTCCACAGGGTATCGTCGACCCCAATAAAGTCCCAGCCACCAAAAAAGAAAGCACGAAGAACCGAGAAGCCTTCTTTCTTGACTGTGCGACAGCTATCAGAGACCAATTCCCTGGCCTGCCGTTGCTCGTCACGGGCGGTTTCCGCAGCCGCAAGGTGATAGAGGGTGCTTTGGCAAGCGGTTCGCTGGACGTGGTAGGTCTCGCACGGCCGGCAATGCTGGATCCCTCTGTTCCGACAAATACGCTCCTGgacaagagcaagaaggacGATGAGGCACGGGCCATTGCCGTTTCTATTCCAACCCCTtggctgctgaagaagatTGGCAACTatatcattggtgctggCTATGAAACGGTCAGTTCCCTGACCCCTGAACGCGATAAGGTGCTAACATTTAATCTTAGGCCTGGTATGGAAGGCAAATCAAGACCCTGGGTAAAAAATAATGTTTTGAAAGTGAAAGTGCTACGTATGGAGGAAGAATTTATCTAATCAGTATTGTTATCATTTGCGTATAGACTACTTGTTATGCTTTCAAGATAGACGCCTGTTTGAGTCCCGGTAGTCCCGCAGTTGCACTTGTAGCCATCTTATGATAGAGATTGCGGATAACGCTATAGAGTTTAATAAAGCTGACTCTCTATTTAATCCATAAAAGAATTCGCCGCGGTACAATTAAGAAGTCTTCAGTTTTCCCGTTATGGACGAAAAGCGGCATCTTTCCTTATCATCCCTCCGTTTTTTTAAACCGTATGATCTCCATTAGTATCCCTCGTTTTGGAAGTTGTTGAAGTGCAACTCCCCGGCCATATTTCTCTTGAATCATgctctttcttcttgtgGCGACGAAGATAATAAATGAATTTTTGGACATGCACATTATTATGCAGATAGCGAGGGGATTCCGATAATGCCTGTAACTCCTCCTCAAGTCCTCTGGATCGCCGTGGAAACTTCCGAGTCGACGATGCGCCAAATTCCGACGATATGAGCGTCACATACAGCTAGGGATTGATTATTCAATCGTAAACGCATTCTAGTATTACAATAAGACTGAAAACTCGTTTGATGTAGTTGAAGAGACTGACTGCGTGGCTGAGATAACAAGAAGGAGTGCTATCGGGCTAATTATTACTCCCGTGCCGGCCTCTACGGCTTTATTACGTTTACAAAGAAGATTCTCCCCGGGATATTTGTCCGACCACCCTGAAAGTTAAGCTAACCGAAATTGTATTACGCTATTACTGATTAAAAATAATTCCGCTCACGTTGGAATCCTAACTGTAGGTGGCTCCCCGAATGAAAATCACTGAAGAAATGTTTAGTGAACTTGATTTTAGGCATACCGAATgattaataaataggtaaaGTGATTGAGGGCGATTTCATCTAGCAAGGgaactaattatataacccACTCGAGGAATCCTGATTTCTATTTCATCACTACGCTCTGTATCAATCTCTGTGTCTGGGCGATAGTGCGATAAGTTGTTTTCTGTCTTGCAACCTACTGCGACCTTACATCCACCATGACCAGTCTAAAGCTTAAGGAGTTCCTTAAGCGGAATGAGCATGTCACGCTTGACTAAATCTGTTTTACAAAAGCTAACATTTCCCAAGGGAATCCCAGGAAAATCACCAAGCGCCGCCTTTGATGCGGGATCTAGTCAACGTCGTCCCCAAGTCAGGAACCATCTGCATCCGTTCGTATTAGCTGCCCCAGAGCTTTATCATTCTCGCCATCTAACAGCCGAAGTAACTTGTTCGGATGCTCGAGTCGACCCCCGTGACTACTTTGGCCTTAAGTTCGGAGGTAAACAGCCTGGCTACATTACTGAACTTTCTTCACGCTAATGCCAACCTAGAGGCCCTAGTGATTCGTAACGCAGGTGGTCGTGCTGTTGATGCTTTCCGAAGCCTTGAAGTTATGGGGTCAATCGCTCCCATTGGCCTGATCGTTGTGGTTCATCACACTGGTATGAGTCATTGACGTTAAAAATCAAGCAAGAGAGCAATTATCTGATGAACAATTTAGACTGCGGCGGAATGTTTACTACCGAGGAGGAGATACGGTCGAAACTTAGTGACAGAGCCCCTGCCCACGCTGCTTCAATTAAAGACAAGTGGTTTGGCACCTTTAGAGAGTGAGTAGTATCCACCCTAGAACCTTTGCCGTACTAATTATTCTTTAGTGTTGGAGTGGATGAGAGCGTTCGTCAGGACGTAGAAGAAATCAGGAGATGGTCGTTTTTACCGGCAGAAACTCAGGTTGTGGGTTATGCACTTGATATTGAGACGGGGGTTATGAGGGAGGTCGCTTCTGAAAACCCATGATCTGGTAGGTAGAGATTGAATTAGTTAGGTTGGCTCCGTCTCTTGTTACTTGCTAGCTCAAATTCGAAAAACAACTGTTCGTAGTAAAGCTTTTAGGTACAGGACAAAGGGGCTTTTATACTGCCTTGCTGACAACTGAACAAAGCAATGGCAAGAATGGATAAAGAGACAAGTTACCGCATCCTTAGCAACCACTGTATATTAAGCCACTAATATCctgctaataatattacATGCACCAGTATAATACCATAAAAAACATATAGTTATGAAGAAAAAACTAGGTATTTAGTAAAAGGCTCACGAGAGGCAAGATAAATAGGATCCGAGGCCACTATTTACTAAATGCGGAAGCAACTGTTTTCTATGAACGTGGGGGCTTTATATGTCTTTATTTCGCTTGGTCCGTGATAACAAGTTACAAAACGGATAAGCTTGCCAATTCGGTGCTCCTGCATGTTGTTAACTGGAAAACTTGCACGACTAGCACTTTTCCGTTGGACTCAACTCCTTGCCCCCGCGTAGCCGAAGGTGGTTACCGGTATAGGAACATATCTGCTGCATCATATTCCCATTTGCCTGCTGTGCAGAGTGAATGCATGATTAATAATGTGATATTAAGCCACTATCGGTTGATTTAGATAATACAGCCGTTGGCGAGAATTGTAGGGGATAGCAGCCCGATAGAGCTGGCGTTTTAGTGGATATGTTTATTCTAGGACTAGACTTCTTGATTACTAATCAGGCGGCGCAGAAAGTTAAGGATGTCCGATCCCAAGTATAAGTAGAGTTTAAGAGGAACAGGAAACAGATCCGAATATATTAGGCATTGGCTGTTCTTTACACACTACGCTTGGCACGTTTGAAAGACTCTCGCGGTCTAACTAGCTACCAAATAGACCTTACCCACCTTGCGAAATACCTACAAGATGACCCTCGAGAGTCGCTGGCAGTCTGTAATTGCCGTGTTAAAGGTTAAGCCGGGAGCAGACGACGCTACTTCTGATAGGCGACCGCTGCTAAACCGTTGGCACTACCGGCAGTCCAATATCAGCACTGGGAATCGTACAGCTAGAAGGTCGCCTCGTGCAGCGTCGGCATCAACAGTATGGGCCGCTTGGCCACCACTTTCTGCCTACTAGGTAATTACCCCGTCATATCCGTCCTTACGAGGGCGACGCGGACTCTAACATTCAACAAGTCCGAGCCAGATCCCGTTGGTCTACTGCAGACTGCAACAGTGGGTGAGAAGTCACTCAATCCACTAAAGTAAGGGCAGGTCGCAACGGACCCGACCTGGTGATTCTAAATTATCGAAGCCCTAATACACGACCTGAACGACACGTCCATTCCTTGGTATAGCTATATTACTAGTAGTTTAAAAAGAGCTTTTCCTTTTGGCGACATGTGGTTGCAGGAGGTGGATGAAGTGTTGTATGAGCGACTGGGGGACTTCTCTCTTCCAGAGGACTTGATTGAGCCGTTTTTGGATCGGACACCTAGAACACGGACAGTCCTTACATGATATATTTCAAGGGTAATCATATGCCATAGGATACTGATGTAATTGAGTGGTATTAATCAATAGGGTTCTTAGTCTATGACAGAATATGCTGATGGGTGTCGTCTATGTACATGAGATTGACGTGTGCTCGTCGTAATTAGATGGTCTGCCTGGATTCGAGCGGCAGCTCTCTGGCACCTCAGATTTGAGTTGATCCCCAGTTAGATCCAGATGATAACAGAAAGGCAAAAGTTAGAAACTAAACAAAGATCGGGTACAGATGGCATGTCTTCAGTTACTTCAACTCAGGTATCCGAATGATGACTGCGCCAACTCCAGAACCGCTGTGCCACTGACGGTGGGCTTCTTGAATGTCATCCATATCCCAGATTTTGCGAATGGGCACCGTGATCTTGCGCTTGCTGAGCAGATCGAGAAGAGTCTTCATGTTGGGCTGGTAGTCCGGCTGGTCTCggctgatgaggaagaaggcggttctcttccctctccaGGGTATTTGGCCCTTCAGCAAGAACTTGACAGTCGGCCATGTAGCTGGGACTGGGGCTTCGTTGGTAAGGGAGTGCTTGTTGGCGCCAAAGCCGACGACAATGCCGTGGCTGTTAAGGATGTCGTATGATTCATGGAAGCTCTCGAAGCCGATCGAATCAAAGACGGCGTCGACGCCACCCATGTCCTTCATGGCCTTGATCCAGTTCTTGTCAGTATATACAAAGGGGATGCCGCCCTGCTCCCGGACAGCGGCGTGGTTCCTCTCTGATGCTGTACCGTAAACCGTCGCACCCAGCAGCTGGACGAGCTTCATGGTGGCATAGCCAACAGAGCCGCTGATGCCATGGATGAAAACGGTCTGTCCGCTCTTCACCTTGGCAACTTGGTGGACCATGCCGTAGGCGGTGCACCAGTCAAGAATGAGGCCTGTCACCTGCTGCAAGTCGGAACCCTCGGGGACGGAGATGAGGTGCTTCTCTGGCAGGTTGACCAGCTGAGTCTGAGCATCATACTTGGTCAGGCATGCGACAGTGTCGCCGGCCTTAAACTTGGAGCTCCCGCTGCCATTGGTCTTCACAGTGCCGACGAGACAGTAGCCGGGCGTCAGCGGTGGCTTCTCCTGGCTTGGGTAGACACCACGCCGCATGTTGATGTCGGCGCCAGAAAACCCGGCATATGTGGGGGCGACTTGCACCTCCCCTTCAGCAGGCTGAGGGAGGGTGGCCTCGACGATCTCAAGGACTGATGCATCGCCGTACTTGGGGATGACGACTTTACGGAATGTGGTTGACATTGTGAAAGATTCGAGGATGGTAATAAAGGggacgatgagaagaagaagctctgTTCTGACGAAGCATAAAATCTGGGGCAGGGCTGGGCCTCTTTTACGGGCCGTACCAAGATGAATAGATGTGGATTTTGGCAATACAATTTGCTAAGACGAAGTTTTTATGTGTGCATCGACAAATGCGGGTGGTATTGCAGTGTTGTTGAATAATCGTCATAGAAGCTGATCACATTCCTATGACTTCAGCCTCCGCCAAAACTACCTTTTTCTGCCTAGTATGTGTTGCCTGCGGAGTAACTATCTCGCCGAGACCAGAACTCTAATTTTAGAGTAGGTCCGGGTCCGCCTCCGTGCGGATTTTCGGGGGTGGCGGACGGTAACATGAAAAATACTGCCGATCCTCGAATAGAAGAAAGCGACTTAAGGCAGTGTATGTAGGCGAAAAAGGACTGAGAAAAAAACCTTCCAGCCTTACCTATCAACTAAACCACTCTGTCAACCATGTCTAACTCAGCAAAACGATCAATCCTAATCACTGGGTGCGCGCTCAAACCCACTTTCCCTGCAGCTCCTGACTTCTAATCTTCGGTCATTAGGTGCTCCCAAGGTGGCGCTGGCAATGCCCTGGCTTTAGAATTTGCTTCCAGAGGTTTTCGTGTCTTTGCCACCGCACGTTCGCTTAAGACACTCAGCAACCTGACTGCCAAGGGCATTGAGACCCTTACTCTCGATGTGACCAAACCTGAAAGCATTGAAAGTCTCAGGGCCGAAATAGCGACTCGCACAGGAGGCACTCTGGACATCCTGTTCAATAACGCCGGTGCCTGTAAGTCGCCCACTCTCGCCGGGTTTCTCTCTGTCGCTCACTAACAACTGTTCCCAAGTGTACGAAGCACCTGCCATCGAGGCCGACCCTGCCCGCGTCCGCAGCCTGTTCGACACTAATGTATTTGGTCTGATGGAAGTGGTTACGGCCTTTactcctcttctcctcgcctCCGTTTCTTCAAATTACGCGCCGACCATCGTCAATGTTGCCTCAGTTCTGGCGCGACTCCCGAGCCCCTTCTCCTCTGCTTATAACGCGACCAAGGCGGCTGTAGTGGCCTACTCAGATACTCTGAGACTTGAGGTTCACCCTCTGGGCTTGAAGGTTGTGACGCTCCATATGGGAGAAGTGTCTACCCCACTGATGGCGACCGACAATATCAATTTTGGAGCCGAAAGCATTTACCGCGACGCGGAGGACGGTGTCAAACAGAGAACAACGACCCATCTAGCTAAGACAATGCCGCCAGAGCAATTCGCTCGTGAGGTGGCTAGCGCAATCATCGATGGAAAACAATCATTCCTCTGGAAGGGCACTAATGCATTTCTCGTATGGCTGCTGAATGCGTTCGGACCAAGGACTGTCTTCGATAACACCCTACTCAAGGCAGCGGGTTTGGACGACAAGAAGACTCGGGCGAGCGTTTACAAGCGAGGCCAGGAGCTCGCCCAGCGTAAGAAGGTCTAAGCAAGCATAGGATACATTGGAACGGGTCAAATCTAGGGGTTATTTTTTATTCTTATGTAGTCGAGCTGTGCTTAATTTTGGTTGTCCCAATTACTACTTTGCATATACTATTTATGCTCTTAGTTGTTGAAGGCTCTGTATGTCTTACTCTCTGGAATAATCCAAGAAAGCCCCTAGAGAACTGTTATAGCCTTATGACCCCCGTAGACAAAAGGCATATATATACACACGCAGCGAGCACGGGAACCGAAATTATAACGCACGGGGAATGCAATAGGATTGTCCGCGTAAACGATCTAGAGTATGCCTTCATACAACGCCGTCTTGAATGTGTCACGGTGGAAGTAATGTATCGTCTAGTATCATTAAAGCTAGCGAGGATGTCTTTCCTATTTTTGACGCAGGCGATAGTGAGTGAAAGGAGCCGACACACACTCAACCCGTCCACGCAACAGTTCAGGCGCTCTGCGAGGTCGAATGCGGACAAGTACAAGATGCGTATCATCATTCATTACAGAGGTATACGCTCTTCCAAGATgataagaaggaagaaggagtCTGCGCGTTACTTTGTACAGTATAGAAAAAAGAGCATATGACACACTCTGTAGGCGGAGTGCTTTTAGAAAGAACTACAGGCAGCTCGGTTGATGTAAAAACTATCACGCCTATAACATGATTACCAAGGACTTGGTCACAGTGGAAGGCAAATGGGTTGTGATAAAGGCCTCGCTTGAATTCATTGAGTCCTAACGGAAATCGTGCCTGGAACTACTGGATTTCTACAAGGTCTAATAGAGACGGGTTATCTTCCTGATACATTGGCCTTGGCGCAGATGTTTCATCTTGGTCTAATAGGTAGATAGGCCGGCTTCATCATGTTTGAGGACCCCATGCCCAGGTATCGAGCGACGACCGTATCAAACCTCAGGCCactcttcatccttgataTACTCTTCCATCGTGTAGACCGGAACATCGATGCCAAGCTATTATAGTTGTAAGCAAGAGTTTGTGGTTCAGATAGCGGGCACTTACATTTTCGGGATAAACAACGGTTGGATCACGACCATCGTAGCCAAATTCTCCGATGTACTCGAACATGTCTGCCAGTTCCTCGCCGATGCAGCCAGGAACGGCCGCTTCGAGGACTTTTCGGTCGAGACGCTCATAGCGGCAAGTCACTCCATGGACTTTTCCCCACAGAGCTGCAAATTCGTTCCAGCTAATTAAGCTGCCATAACCCAGCAGGTTCTTACCCGGCTCAACCTGAACGAGAGCCTTGGCGAATTTGCCTTACACGTCTAGTCTTAGCGGTTCAAATTCTCTAAGAAAACATGGAATGGAATACATACCTGTATCCTGTCGCGGCTCGACCAGTGGGACCGG is part of the Fusarium oxysporum Fo47 chromosome VII, complete sequence genome and harbors:
- a CDS encoding ClpP/crotonase-like domain-containing protein; translated protein: MFPLRPLSLAIAISMASSALSLDLPQYTGLKSAQNDSILTVTLHNPSSPVNLWNEDTQNDLTDLVSRLQYDNETKVVIFNSDVPRLSQVTIGVVEGRARGAGNEFLVALDMRFATKLDTAFGQPEVGSGLFPGGGGSQFLTNLIGRGRAMEYILSSNDIDAVDAAEIGWINKAFDTSRELYDYVDKLAQRLALFPLSALAGAKRTVHRASPSLEHVIADARDFFKQQQDPLSALLRCLGTRLLWIWSSISPMSSLFCMPKVEGHSGRSNWSYRCALHYLYFVSTQLEFIA
- a CDS encoding carbonic anhydrase, whose translation is MTSLKLKEFLKRNEHLTFPKGIPGKSPSAAFDAGSSQRRPQVRNHLHPFVLAAPELYHSRHLTAEVTCSDARVDPRDYFGLKFGEALVIRNAGGRAVDAFRSLEVMGSIAPIGLIVVVHHTDCGGMFTTEEEIRSKLSDRAPAHAASIKDKWFGTFRDVGVDESVRQDVEEIRRWSFLPAETQVVGYALDIETGVMREVASENP
- a CDS encoding chaperonin 10-like protein, encoding MSTTFRKVVIPKYGDASVLEIVEATLPQPAEGEVQVAPTYAGFSGADINMRRGVYPSQEKPPLTPGYCLVGTVKTNGSGSSKFKAGDTVACLTKYDAQTQLVNLPEKHLISVPEGSDLQQVTGLILDWCTAYGMVHQVAKVKSGQTVFIHGISGSVGYATMKLVQLLGATVYGTASERNHAAVREQGGIPFVYTDKNWIKAMKDMGGVDAVFDSIGFESFHESYDILNSHGIVVGFGANKHSLTNEAPVPATWPTVKFLLKGQIPWRGKRTAFFLISRDQPDYQPNMKTLLDLLSKRKITVPIRKIWDMDDIQEAHRQWHSGSGVGAVIIRIPELK